A genomic region of Enterococcus sp. 12C11_DIV0727 contains the following coding sequences:
- the nusA gene encoding transcription termination factor NusA — translation MSKEMLNALDALEAEKGISKEIVIDALEAALVSAYKRHYGQAQNVEVEFDGKKGNIHVYAVKEVTEEVFDSQLEVSLKEAMEVNKAYEMGDKIRFEVTPKDFGRIAAQTAKQVILQRVREAERNIIYNEFSAYENDIMQGIVERQDRRYIYVNLGKIEAVLSKQDQMPNEFYQPHDRIKVYVSRVENTSKGPQVFVSRSHPDLLKRLFEQEIPEVYDGIVEIVSIAREAGDRSKVSVRSTDPNIDPVGTCVGPKGQRVQAIVNELKGENMDIVEWSEDPAVFISNALNPAQVVDVIFDQTNSKACTVVVPDYQLSLAIGKRGQNARLAAKLTGFKIDIKPESEMEEYYAQLAENQETPEEEAHDDAIVASDMTADEYENIAFEEKTAEDEEQV, via the coding sequence ATGAGCAAAGAAATGTTAAATGCACTAGATGCATTAGAAGCTGAAAAAGGTATTTCTAAAGAGATCGTGATTGATGCATTGGAAGCAGCGTTAGTTTCCGCATATAAAAGACATTATGGACAAGCGCAAAATGTTGAAGTTGAATTTGACGGTAAAAAAGGCAACATCCATGTTTACGCCGTTAAAGAAGTAACGGAAGAAGTATTTGATTCACAATTAGAAGTATCATTGAAAGAAGCGATGGAAGTTAATAAAGCTTACGAAATGGGCGATAAGATCCGTTTTGAAGTAACACCAAAGGATTTTGGTCGGATTGCTGCACAAACAGCGAAACAAGTTATTTTACAACGCGTTCGTGAAGCGGAAAGAAACATTATCTACAATGAATTTAGTGCATATGAAAATGATATCATGCAAGGAATCGTTGAAAGACAAGACCGTCGCTATATTTATGTGAACTTAGGTAAAATTGAAGCTGTTTTATCAAAACAAGATCAAATGCCAAATGAATTTTATCAACCACATGATCGTATCAAAGTCTATGTTTCAAGAGTGGAAAATACGTCAAAAGGCCCGCAAGTCTTTGTTAGCCGTAGTCATCCAGATTTATTGAAGCGATTATTTGAACAAGAAATCCCAGAAGTGTATGATGGAATTGTAGAAATTGTCAGCATTGCACGTGAAGCCGGCGATCGTTCAAAAGTTTCCGTTCGTTCAACTGATCCGAATATCGATCCTGTTGGAACTTGTGTGGGACCAAAGGGACAACGTGTTCAAGCAATTGTCAATGAATTAAAAGGCGAAAACATGGATATCGTTGAGTGGAGCGAAGACCCTGCAGTGTTCATCAGTAATGCATTGAATCCAGCACAAGTAGTAGATGTTATTTTTGATCAAACTAATAGTAAAGCTTGTACAGTTGTCGTTCCAGATTATCAGTTATCACTTGCTATCGGTAAAAGAGGGCAAAATGCTCGTTTAGCTGCTAAATTAACTGGCTTTAAAATCGATATCAAACCAGAATCTGAAATGGAAGAGTACTATGCACAACTTGCGGAAAATCAAGAAACTCCTGAAGAGGAAGCTCACGATGATGCAATCGTGGCATCTGATATGACTGCTGATGAATATGAAAACATTGCGTTTGAAGAAAAAACAGCAGAAGACGAAGAACAAGTTTAA
- a CDS encoding IreB family regulatory phosphoprotein: protein MGFTDETVRFDFDDSRKKEVSETLATVYKALEEKGYNPINQIVGYLLSGDPAYIPRYQDARNLIRRHERDEIMEELVKYYLSDHGITIR, encoded by the coding sequence ATGGGTTTTACAGATGAAACTGTACGTTTTGATTTTGATGACAGTCGTAAGAAGGAAGTAAGTGAGACTCTGGCTACTGTATACAAGGCTCTAGAGGAAAAAGGATATAATCCGATCAATCAGATTGTGGGCTATTTGCTTTCTGGAGACCCGGCCTACATTCCTCGTTATCAAGACGCTCGAAATTTGATTCGTCGTCACGAACGAGATGAGATCATGGAAGAGCTGGTTAAATATTACTTATCTGATCACGGAATCACTATTCGATGA
- a CDS encoding FtsW/RodA/SpoVE family cell cycle protein, giving the protein MNQPKRLSKLHYLDFYILTPYFILCIIGILMVYSSSSYHLLDSNLGTASKAIKQTTYFLFSLICMAFVYRINLNVFRKPSIISLLLVLTFLTLVTLPLIGTSVGGAKRWINLGVLLFQPSELVPLILILYVAAHLAKNDRLVPFSFKNHQRSLLICCFFMLLVALQPNIAGASMIFILVSVLFLSSGLSPLFMSLSLLGFVVIKRLGTVLLLSIPTDWMPEKFSYLVTRFEVMQNPFIDPTGKGFQTSNAYYAMHNGGFWGRGLGNSIQKKGYLPAADTDFIFAICIEELGLIFSLGILFLVFFIAARLFLLAIKSKNLYYSYLYIGCGTLICLQVAVNVGSLLGYIPMTGLTFPFISYGGSSLLILSTTLGIALNARGSEIREWDRQRGENV; this is encoded by the coding sequence ATGAATCAACCAAAACGTTTATCCAAATTACATTATTTAGACTTTTACATCCTAACCCCATACTTTATTCTTTGTATTATCGGGATTTTAATGGTTTACAGTTCTAGCTCTTATCACTTATTAGACAGCAATCTTGGAACAGCTAGCAAAGCCATCAAACAAACAACTTACTTTCTTTTTAGTTTAATTTGTATGGCATTTGTTTATCGAATCAATTTAAATGTCTTTCGCAAGCCAAGTATTATCAGCCTTTTACTTGTATTGACCTTCTTAACGTTAGTGACCTTACCACTGATTGGTACTAGCGTTGGCGGCGCTAAACGTTGGATCAACTTAGGAGTGCTATTATTTCAACCCTCCGAGTTAGTTCCACTAATACTGATTCTTTATGTTGCAGCTCACCTTGCGAAAAATGATCGTTTAGTTCCCTTTTCATTCAAAAACCATCAGCGTTCACTATTGATTTGCTGCTTCTTCATGTTGCTAGTCGCACTTCAACCTAATATCGCCGGGGCATCCATGATTTTTATTTTGGTTTCAGTTTTGTTTTTATCAAGCGGTCTTTCTCCGTTGTTTATGTCACTTTCCCTACTTGGTTTTGTCGTAATAAAACGCTTGGGAACCGTCCTTTTGCTTTCCATTCCAACTGACTGGATGCCTGAAAAATTCAGTTATTTAGTTACTCGTTTTGAGGTCATGCAAAATCCTTTTATCGATCCAACGGGTAAAGGTTTTCAAACATCCAACGCTTACTACGCAATGCATAATGGCGGTTTCTGGGGACGTGGTCTTGGCAACAGCATTCAAAAAAAAGGCTATTTGCCCGCAGCAGATACAGACTTTATCTTTGCAATTTGTATTGAAGAGCTGGGATTAATTTTTTCTTTGGGGATTTTATTTTTAGTTTTCTTCATCGCCGCTCGCTTGTTCCTTTTAGCTATAAAATCAAAAAATCTTTATTATTCTTACCTTTATATTGGTTGTGGCACCTTGATTTGCCTTCAAGTTGCTGTAAATGTCGGTAGTCTTTTAGGCTATATTCCAATGACGGGACTGACTTTTCCTTTTATTAGTTATGGTGGATCTAGCTTGCTGATTCTGAGTACGACACTAGGCATTGCGTTAAACGCCCGAGGCTCAGAAATTCGAGAATGGGATCGCCAACGAGGAGAAAACGTATGA
- a CDS encoding FtsW/RodA/SpoVE family cell cycle protein, with translation MRKTIAKTNEPVNYALLLPVFLLILIGFVAQYGAFYADPTVESIAPLLKKQLLWTILGIGTMFVTMIIPIKYLWKLTPIFYGLSLFLSGLLIKFHDPVMAAATGTKRWLRLGPVSFQPSEFMKLGYILMLAYIVTRRRQHPASSSSLKEDFRLLGELFLVSLPVLALMFYQKDFGTSLVFISIFLGIVLVSGCSWKILSVGFGLIGILGVSGILLVLTERGQRILSFLHFKPYQFNRIHAWLNPFEYADSISFQQARGLTAIGSGELFGKGLTNLQIYVPVRESDMIFTVIGEAFGFVGTCVLILLFFYLIYQMLICTLHAKREFYAYITTGVIMYFLFHILENIGSNIGLLPLTGIPLPFISQGGTAYLANFIGIGLILSMYYQKEKNEIEP, from the coding sequence ATGAGAAAAACAATCGCTAAAACTAACGAACCCGTAAACTACGCCCTCCTCTTACCCGTTTTTCTTTTGATACTCATTGGTTTTGTTGCACAGTATGGCGCGTTCTATGCTGATCCGACTGTTGAATCTATTGCTCCATTATTGAAAAAGCAGCTTTTATGGACTATTTTAGGAATCGGGACAATGTTTGTTACGATGATTATCCCCATAAAATATTTATGGAAATTAACACCCATTTTTTATGGTTTATCGCTGTTTTTATCAGGATTGCTTATAAAATTTCATGACCCAGTTATGGCTGCTGCCACCGGAACCAAACGTTGGCTCAGATTGGGCCCAGTTTCGTTTCAACCATCAGAATTTATGAAGCTTGGCTATATTTTGATGTTAGCCTACATCGTGACAAGAAGAAGACAACATCCTGCAAGCTCCTCTAGTTTAAAAGAAGATTTTCGCTTACTGGGTGAATTATTTTTGGTTAGTTTGCCCGTTTTGGCTTTGATGTTTTATCAAAAAGATTTTGGAACTAGTTTAGTTTTTATATCCATTTTTCTCGGCATCGTGCTGGTTTCCGGCTGTTCTTGGAAAATTTTGAGTGTTGGCTTTGGTCTGATAGGAATACTTGGCGTCAGCGGTATTTTATTGGTGTTGACTGAAAGAGGGCAACGGATTCTTTCGTTCTTACATTTCAAACCGTACCAATTTAATCGAATTCACGCCTGGCTCAATCCTTTTGAATATGCGGATTCTATTTCATTTCAGCAAGCACGAGGTTTGACCGCTATTGGTTCAGGTGAGCTGTTCGGAAAAGGACTGACAAACTTGCAGATTTATGTACCTGTGCGAGAATCAGATATGATTTTCACTGTAATTGGGGAAGCTTTTGGTTTCGTCGGTACTTGTGTGTTGATTTTATTATTCTTCTATCTGATTTATCAGATGTTGATCTGTACATTACATGCAAAACGTGAATTTTATGCCTATATTACCACTGGTGTTATTATGTATTTTTTATTTCATATTCTTGAAAATATCGGTTCCAATATTGGTTTACTACCACTGACTGGGATTCCTTTACCTTTTATTAGTCAGGGGGGAACTGCTTATTTGGCTAATTTTATTGGGATTGGTTTGATTCTTTCGATGTATTATCAGAAAGAAAAAAATGAAATTGAGCCGTGA
- the rbfA gene encoding 30S ribosome-binding factor RbfA yields MANYRDRRVGQEIMREINDILRKRVRDPRVQDITITDVRVTGDLQQATIYYSLLSDLASDHQKAQQGLDKAKGLIRKELGQRLTLYKTPELIFEKDESVQYGNHIDELIRKLNQGE; encoded by the coding sequence ATGGCAAATTATCGTGACCGCCGAGTAGGTCAAGAAATCATGCGTGAAATCAATGATATATTGAGAAAACGTGTGAGAGACCCACGTGTGCAAGACATTACGATCACTGATGTTCGTGTAACAGGTGATCTACAGCAAGCGACGATTTATTACAGTTTGTTATCTGATCTAGCTTCTGATCATCAAAAAGCGCAACAAGGATTAGATAAAGCAAAAGGATTGATCCGCAAAGAATTAGGTCAACGTTTAACACTCTACAAAACGCCTGAGCTGATTTTTGAAAAAGATGAATCTGTGCAATATGGAAATCATATTGATGAATTGATTCGTAAATTGAATCAAGGCGAATAG
- the infB gene encoding translation initiation factor IF-2 codes for MGKKRIYELAKEINQSSKDVVEKAHALGMDVKNHMGAISSEDESKLRNSFGGTKPANTQPKPAAKPQVTQGNQPQKKPANPKPANQNGHRPNQPQQANGQQNRPQQNNQNRPAQQGQQNNQNRNNQNRNMQGSSQNMTQNRSNQGKQNRPQQNNQNRPTQQGQQNNQNRNNNNTQNRPTQGNTQHTNQNRTNQNTTQNRPAQTGQQNRPSNSNAQGNQNRNNTNTGNRNNSFGGGGGSQNRNRNGYNNQNRNRFNKKGKKGKYQESTKPAVPARKFRELPDVLEYTEGMNVADIAKKIHREPAEIIKKLFMMGVMVNQNQSLDKETIELLAVDYGMEPKEKVQVDVADIDKFFEPEALVEENLVTRPPVVTIMGHVDHGKTTLLDTLRNSRVTSGEAGGITQHIGAYQINIDGKPITFLDTPGHAAFTSMRARGAGITDITILVVAADDGVMPQTVEAINHAKAAEVPIIVAVNKVDKPGANPDHVKQELSEHGLIPEEWGGDTIFVNISAKFNQNIDELLENILLIAEVEDLKADPTQRAIGTVIEARLDKGKGPVATLLVQQGSLRVGDPIVVGNTFGRVRVMTNDIGRRDKAVGPATPVEITGLNDVPQAGDRFVVFEDEKTARQAGEERGKRAQLEQRSSNNRVTLDNLFESLKEGELKDVNVIIKADVQGTAEALAASLQKIEVAGVRVKIVHSAVGAINESDVTLAAASNAIIIGFNVRPTPQAKQQADQEEVDIRLHRIIYKAIEEIETAMKGMLDPEFEEKITGQMTVRELYKVSKVGTIAGCYVTEGSIRRDSGVRVIRDGIVIFEGKLSSLKRFKDDAKEVKLGFECGAMVENFNDLKVDDVIEGFVMEEIKQ; via the coding sequence ATGGGGAAAAAAAGAATTTATGAATTAGCAAAAGAAATAAATCAATCGAGTAAAGATGTTGTCGAAAAAGCACATGCTTTAGGTATGGATGTGAAAAATCACATGGGCGCAATTTCTTCTGAGGACGAATCGAAACTTCGTAACTCATTTGGAGGAACTAAACCTGCCAATACGCAACCAAAACCTGCGGCAAAACCACAAGTAACACAAGGAAATCAGCCGCAAAAAAAACCAGCAAATCCAAAACCAGCTAACCAAAATGGACATAGACCAAACCAACCACAACAAGCAAATGGACAACAAAATCGTCCACAGCAAAATAATCAAAATCGTCCAGCGCAACAAGGACAACAAAATAATCAAAATCGCAACAACCAAAATCGTAACATGCAAGGAAGCAGCCAAAATATGACTCAAAACCGTTCAAATCAAGGGAAACAAAATCGCCCGCAACAAAACAACCAAAATCGTCCAACACAACAAGGACAACAAAATAATCAAAACCGTAACAATAACAATACACAAAATCGTCCGACTCAAGGGAACACGCAACATACAAACCAAAATCGTACGAACCAAAATACAACACAAAACCGTCCGGCACAAACTGGACAACAAAATCGTCCGAGCAACAGCAATGCTCAAGGAAACCAAAATCGTAATAATACCAACACTGGTAACCGCAACAATAGCTTCGGTGGTGGAGGTGGCAGCCAAAATCGTAACCGTAATGGCTACAACAATCAAAACCGCAACCGATTCAACAAAAAAGGCAAAAAAGGCAAATACCAAGAATCCACAAAACCAGCTGTTCCAGCACGTAAATTCCGTGAATTGCCAGATGTATTAGAATATACGGAAGGAATGAATGTAGCGGACATCGCGAAGAAAATTCACCGTGAACCAGCTGAGATCATCAAGAAGCTATTCATGATGGGCGTAATGGTCAATCAAAATCAATCTTTAGACAAAGAAACAATTGAACTATTAGCAGTAGATTATGGTATGGAACCAAAAGAAAAAGTTCAAGTTGATGTAGCTGATATCGATAAATTCTTCGAACCAGAAGCATTAGTTGAAGAAAATCTTGTAACACGCCCGCCTGTTGTAACCATCATGGGTCACGTTGACCACGGTAAAACAACATTGCTTGATACCTTACGTAATTCACGCGTAACTTCAGGTGAAGCTGGTGGTATCACACAACATATTGGTGCGTACCAAATCAATATCGATGGTAAACCAATCACTTTCTTAGATACACCAGGACATGCGGCGTTTACAAGCATGCGTGCTCGTGGAGCTGGTATCACAGATATTACGATCTTAGTCGTTGCAGCAGATGATGGTGTGATGCCACAAACAGTTGAAGCGATTAACCATGCGAAAGCGGCAGAAGTGCCTATTATCGTAGCGGTCAATAAAGTCGATAAACCAGGTGCTAATCCTGATCATGTGAAACAAGAATTAAGTGAACATGGCTTGATCCCAGAAGAATGGGGCGGAGATACGATCTTCGTGAATATTTCAGCAAAATTCAACCAAAATATCGATGAATTATTAGAAAATATTCTATTGATTGCTGAAGTTGAAGATTTAAAAGCTGATCCAACGCAACGTGCGATTGGTACAGTGATCGAAGCTCGTTTAGATAAAGGCAAGGGACCTGTTGCAACGTTACTTGTTCAACAAGGTTCATTAAGAGTTGGAGACCCAATCGTTGTCGGTAATACTTTTGGACGAGTTCGTGTTATGACAAATGATATCGGCCGTCGTGATAAAGCGGTTGGACCTGCAACGCCAGTTGAAATCACTGGGTTGAATGATGTACCGCAAGCGGGTGATCGTTTTGTAGTTTTTGAAGATGAAAAAACAGCTCGTCAAGCAGGTGAAGAACGTGGCAAGCGTGCTCAACTTGAACAACGCTCATCAAATAATCGTGTAACATTAGACAACTTATTTGAAAGCCTAAAAGAAGGCGAATTGAAAGATGTTAATGTCATCATCAAAGCGGATGTACAAGGGACAGCTGAAGCATTAGCAGCTAGTTTACAAAAAATCGAAGTTGCTGGCGTTCGTGTGAAAATCGTTCACTCAGCCGTTGGTGCAATCAATGAAAGTGATGTCACACTTGCAGCAGCAAGTAATGCAATCATCATTGGCTTTAACGTTCGCCCAACACCGCAAGCGAAACAACAAGCGGATCAAGAAGAAGTGGATATTCGCCTACACCGCATCATCTACAAAGCGATCGAAGAAATCGAAACAGCAATGAAAGGGATGCTTGATCCTGAATTCGAGGAAAAAATTACTGGTCAAATGACTGTTCGTGAGCTTTACAAAGTCTCTAAAGTTGGGACGATTGCCGGTTGTTACGTAACGGAAGGCTCTATCCGTCGTGATAGTGGTGTTCGTGTGATTCGTGATGGAATCGTGATCTTTGAAGGGAAATTATCTAGCTTGAAACGTTTCAAAGACGATGCGAAAGAAGTGAAACTTGGCTTTGAATGTGGTGCAATGGTTGAAAACTTTAACGATCTTAAAGTGGATGATGTCATTGAAGGCTTTGTAATGGAAGAAATCAAACAATAA
- the rnhC gene encoding ribonuclease HIII produces the protein MSQTQVIKVTKDTIKKMNSFYEKHRLNRHVPYSDFVAKVGNTTITAYTSGKIVFQGPDAEKIAAKWGQPTQSKQSASPSKKSSTLPANFSQLSVLGSDEVGNGSYFGPVTVCAAYVDKTMVTKLKALGVRDSKELTDPQIVQLSSVIKELIPYKLLIVEPEKYNQIQPKYNAVHMKVALHNQAIHLLLNELAPTKPEAILIDQFTPEANYKKYVRNEQNQVSEKLYFITKGEQYHVAVAAASIISRAAFLEELDKESKELGMKVPSGAGATSDKVAANVLAKGGMELLSKYVKLHFANTEKAKKIAAKR, from the coding sequence ATGTCCCAAACTCAGGTAATCAAAGTAACCAAAGATACAATAAAAAAAATGAACTCATTCTACGAGAAACATCGTTTAAATCGACACGTTCCTTACTCTGACTTTGTTGCCAAAGTTGGCAACACAACGATTACAGCCTATACTTCTGGCAAAATTGTCTTTCAAGGTCCAGATGCTGAGAAAATAGCTGCTAAATGGGGGCAGCCTACTCAAAGCAAACAGTCAGCTTCACCTTCCAAAAAAAGCAGTACACTTCCGGCAAATTTCAGTCAGCTTTCTGTTTTAGGGAGTGATGAAGTTGGTAATGGTAGTTATTTTGGACCGGTCACTGTTTGTGCGGCCTATGTCGATAAAACCATGGTGACAAAATTAAAAGCTCTTGGCGTAAGAGACTCAAAAGAGCTTACTGATCCTCAAATCGTTCAGTTATCATCTGTTATTAAAGAGTTGATTCCTTACAAACTTCTGATCGTAGAGCCAGAAAAATACAATCAAATCCAACCAAAATACAATGCAGTCCATATGAAAGTTGCCTTGCATAATCAGGCAATCCACTTACTCTTAAATGAGCTTGCACCGACGAAACCAGAAGCAATCTTGATCGATCAATTTACGCCAGAAGCAAACTACAAAAAATATGTACGAAATGAACAAAATCAAGTCAGTGAGAAGCTTTATTTTATCACTAAAGGGGAACAATACCATGTGGCGGTAGCAGCGGCCTCGATCATCAGTCGTGCGGCGTTTTTAGAGGAATTAGATAAAGAATCAAAAGAATTAGGCATGAAAGTCCCATCAGGAGCTGGAGCAACTTCGGATAAAGTGGCCGCAAACGTTTTGGCTAAAGGTGGTATGGAATTATTAAGTAAATATGTAAAACTTCACTTTGCTAATACAGAAAAAGCAAAAAAAATTGCTGCCAAAAGATAA
- the rnpM gene encoding RNase P modulator RnpM, with translation MKKRKIPMRKSVVSGEMKPKKELVRITRSKEGEVAIDPTGKMPGRGAYVSLEPKEVQQAWDKHILDRVLETTLTDAFYQELLDYVEHQKARNELFGNG, from the coding sequence ATGAAAAAAAGAAAAATCCCGATGCGTAAATCTGTTGTTTCAGGTGAAATGAAACCCAAAAAAGAATTAGTTCGAATCACACGCTCTAAAGAAGGTGAAGTGGCGATTGATCCCACTGGGAAGATGCCAGGTCGTGGCGCTTACGTTTCACTTGAACCGAAAGAGGTTCAGCAAGCGTGGGACAAACACATTTTAGATCGTGTGCTAGAGACGACATTGACAGATGCGTTTTACCAAGAATTATTAGACTATGTTGAACATCAAAAAGCACGTAATGAGTTGTTCGGAAATGGATAA
- the ruvX gene encoding Holliday junction resolvase RuvX: MRVMGLDVGSKTVGIAVSDPFGWTAQGVEIIRINEEQEEFGFERLAELVKEYEVTRFVVGLPKNMNNTIGPRAEASMAYGKKIEELFQIPVTYQDERLTTVQAERMLVEQANTSRAKRKKVIDKVAAVMILQNYLDGAGNKI, from the coding sequence ATGAGAGTAATGGGACTTGATGTTGGGTCAAAGACTGTAGGAATCGCTGTTAGTGATCCATTTGGCTGGACAGCTCAAGGTGTTGAGATCATTCGGATCAATGAAGAGCAGGAAGAATTCGGCTTCGAACGGTTAGCAGAATTAGTTAAAGAATATGAAGTGACTCGCTTTGTGGTGGGATTACCAAAAAATATGAACAATACGATCGGACCAAGAGCAGAAGCTTCAATGGCTTATGGAAAAAAGATCGAAGAGCTGTTTCAAATCCCTGTTACCTATCAAGATGAGCGTTTAACAACGGTTCAGGCAGAACGTATGTTAGTTGAACAAGCCAATACTTCTCGAGCGAAAAGAAAAAAAGTAATCGATAAAGTAGCTGCTGTCATGATTTTACAAAATTATCTAGATGGCGCTGGCAATAAAATTTAA
- the rimP gene encoding ribosome maturation factor RimP — protein sequence MSSVVETVTELVTPILEKQNFELVEVEFVKEGRDWFLRVFIDKEGGIDILDCALVSEQLDEKLDAMDPDPIPQAYFLEVSSPGAERPLKKESDYEKAVGEFIHVSLYQTIDGEKQFEGILKTVDKDQLTLTVKIKTRVKDYTFERKNIAKARLAIQF from the coding sequence TTGAGTAGTGTTGTGGAAACTGTTACCGAGTTAGTCACGCCGATCTTAGAAAAACAAAATTTTGAACTTGTAGAAGTAGAGTTTGTCAAGGAAGGAAGAGACTGGTTTCTCCGTGTCTTTATTGATAAAGAAGGCGGGATCGATATCTTAGACTGTGCACTTGTTAGTGAGCAACTAGACGAAAAACTTGACGCTATGGATCCTGATCCGATTCCGCAAGCATATTTTCTGGAAGTGTCCTCTCCGGGAGCTGAACGTCCGTTGAAGAAAGAAAGCGACTATGAAAAAGCAGTTGGAGAATTTATCCATGTTTCACTTTATCAAACAATTGATGGTGAAAAGCAATTTGAAGGTATCTTGAAAACCGTTGATAAAGATCAGTTGACCTTAACAGTCAAAATCAAAACAAGAGTCAAAGACTATACATTTGAACGAAAAAACATTGCAAAAGCTCGTTTAGCAATTCAGTTTTAA
- a CDS encoding DUF1292 domain-containing protein: protein MAEEHNHDHDHEGHEHITLVDEQGNETLYEILLTVDGQEEFGKNYVLLYPAGVPEEEDVELQAYAYIENNEGTEGELQQIETDAEWDMIEEVFNTFMAEEEE from the coding sequence ATGGCAGAAGAGCATAACCACGATCATGACCACGAAGGACATGAGCACATCACGTTAGTTGATGAACAAGGAAACGAAACACTATACGAAATCCTTTTAACAGTTGATGGACAAGAAGAATTCGGTAAAAATTACGTACTTCTTTACCCAGCAGGTGTTCCAGAAGAAGAAGATGTTGAATTACAAGCCTATGCTTACATCGAAAACAACGAAGGAACAGAAGGCGAATTACAACAAATCGAAACAGACGCTGAATGGGATATGATTGAAGAAGTTTTCAATACATTCATGGCGGAAGAAGAAGAATAG
- a CDS encoding class I SAM-dependent methyltransferase — translation MFLNISIVIVVLLICLFGLLLKQSKKPTGVLGILMMRLWNAVYLPLVKWTMNRVELADHSIILDIGVGNGRSSAYLLNQKKALTVTGIDFSEAAISQAIKKYSGGAIHFKTMDVHKLAFSSETFDLVTAFQTHFHWDDLDQALHEIHRVLKVDGMIVFACETAKISYFLPELKKNVDFQAYMSSLGFSIVNHETTDQWTMFSFKKK, via the coding sequence ATGTTTCTCAATATCAGTATTGTAATCGTCGTGTTATTAATCTGTCTATTTGGACTTTTATTGAAGCAATCGAAAAAACCAACTGGGGTTTTAGGTATTTTGATGATGCGACTTTGGAATGCCGTTTATCTGCCTTTAGTGAAGTGGACAATGAATCGCGTGGAGTTAGCCGATCATTCGATTATTTTGGACATCGGTGTAGGGAATGGTCGTTCAAGCGCATATCTGCTTAACCAAAAGAAGGCATTAACTGTCACTGGAATTGATTTTTCTGAAGCCGCAATTTCTCAAGCAATCAAGAAATACTCGGGTGGAGCGATCCACTTTAAAACAATGGATGTTCACAAACTTGCATTTAGCTCCGAAACGTTCGATCTAGTCACCGCATTCCAAACACATTTTCACTGGGATGATTTAGACCAAGCTCTCCATGAAATCCATCGTGTTCTTAAAGTAGATGGAATGATCGTATTTGCTTGTGAGACAGCCAAAATCAGTTACTTTTTACCAGAGTTAAAAAAAAATGTCGATTTTCAAGCTTATATGTCAAGTTTAGGCTTTTCAATTGTTAATCACGAAACAACAGATCAATGGACTATGTTTAGTTTTAAAAAAAAATGA
- a CDS encoding YlxQ-related RNA-binding protein, with amino-acid sequence MDKEKLLNLLGLAMRAGKLVTGEELTIGDIRSNKAKFVFVAADASDNTRKKIKDKCSYYNVPCDESFFQAELSHAIGKTRMVIGINDSGFAKKFKELIKA; translated from the coding sequence ATGGATAAAGAGAAACTACTAAATTTATTAGGTTTGGCTATGAGAGCTGGGAAACTAGTGACTGGTGAAGAATTGACCATCGGTGATATCCGTAGCAACAAAGCAAAATTTGTTTTTGTTGCCGCTGATGCTAGTGATAATACAAGAAAAAAAATCAAGGACAAGTGTTCTTATTATAATGTTCCTTGTGATGAATCATTTTTTCAAGCAGAGTTAAGTCATGCGATCGGTAAAACACGCATGGTGATTGGTATCAATGATTCCGGCTTTGCGAAGAAATTCAAGGAACTAATCAAAGCTTAG